A genome region from Cucumis sativus cultivar 9930 chromosome 4, Cucumber_9930_V3, whole genome shotgun sequence includes the following:
- the LOC101215159 gene encoding putative disease resistance protein RGA1 yields the protein MEENGEKYFNILLSRSLFQDIIKDDRGRITHCKMHDLIYEIACTILNSQKLQEEHIDLLDKGSHTNHRINNAQNLRTLICNRQVLHKTIFDKIANCTRLRVLVVDSSITKLPESIGKMKHLRYLDISSSNIEELPNSISLLYNLQTLKLGSSMKHLPYNLSKLVSLRHLKFSIPQTPPHLSRLTQLQTLSGFAVGFEKGCKIEELGFLKNFKGRLELSNLNGIKHKEEAMSSKLVEKNLCELFLEWDLHILREGSNYNDLEVLKGLQPHKNLQFLSIINYAGQILPPAIFVENLVVIHLRHCVRCETLPMLGELPNLEELNISNLHCLRCIGNEFYGSYDHPNNHKVLFRKLKKFVLSEMHNLEQWEELVFTSRKDAIFPLLEDLNIRDCPILTSIPNIFGCPLKKLHVCGCDEVTRLPKDRSTTLHFH from the coding sequence ATGgaggaaaatggagaaaagtaCTTCAACATCTTGTTGTCTCGCTCTCTCTTTCAAGATATCATTAAGGATGATAGAGGAAGAATTACTCATTGTAAGATGCATGATCTTATCTATGAAATTGCGtgtacaattttaaattctcaaaagttGCAAGAGGAACATATTGATTTGTTGGATAAAGGAAGTCACACCAATCATAGGATAAACAACGCCCAAAATTTACGCACACTCATTTGCAATAGACAGGTGCTTCACAAGACTATTTTTGACAAGATTGCAAATTGTACTCGCTTGCGAGTTTTAGTAGTGGATTCATCTATTACAAAACTACCTGAGTCAATTGGTAAGATGAAACATTTGAGATATCTCGACATTTCAAGTTCAAACATAGAAGAACTTCCAAATTCTATCTCTTTGCTTTATAACTTACAAACATTGAAGCTTGGAAGCTCAATGAAACACCTTCCATATAATTTGAGCAAGTTGGTTAGTTTAAGACATTTAAAGTTCTCAATACCACAAACGCCTCCACATTTGAGCCGGTTGACTCAACTACAAACGTTGTCTGGTTTTGCAGTTGGATTTGAGAAGGGTTGCAAAATAGAAGAACTtggatttttgaaaaacttcaaaGGTAGATTAGAACTTTCAAATCTCAATGGAATTAAACACAAAGAGGAAGCCATGAGTTCCAAATTGGTAGAAAAGAACTTATGTGAGCTATTCTTGGAATGGGATTTGCATATTTTAAGAGAAGGTAGCAACTACAATGACTTGGAAGTGTTAAAAGGGCTTCAACCACACaaaaatcttcaattcttGAGTATCATAAACTATGCTGGCCAAATTTTGCCTCCTGccatttttgttgaaaatttagttGTGATACATCTAAGACATTGTGTAAGATGCGAAACACTTCCAATGCTTGGAGAATTACCTAATTTGGAGGAACTAAATATTTCCAACTTACATTGTCTAAGATGTATTGGGAATGAATTCTACGGAAGTTATGATCATCCCAACAACCATAAGGTTTTATTTCGcaagttgaagaaatttgtacTCTCTGAAATGCACAATCTAGAGCAATGGGAAGAATTAGTATTCACATCAAGGAAAGATGcaatttttcctcttcttgaAGACTTGAATATTCGTGATTGTCCTATATTAACAAgtattccaaatatttttggaTGTCCTCTTAAAAAGCTACATGTTTGTGGATGTGATGAAGTGACAAGATTGCCCAAAGATCGATCTACAACTCTGCACTTCCATTGA